The following is a genomic window from Variovorax paradoxus.
CACCGGCAATGCGCAAGAGTCCGACCTGGAGGCGCTCGACGCCGAACTGTCCACCCGCCTGGGCGATCCGCGGCTGGTTGCGGTCGGCGAGATCGGCCTCGACTACTTCGTGGAAGGGCTGGACAGCGACAAGCAGCAGCACTTTTTTCACACTCAGTTGCAACTCGCCCGCAAGTACGACTTGCCGGTGCTGATTCATGTGCGCCGTTCGGTGGACAAGGTGCTCAAGCATTTGCGCCAGACGGCCGGCGGCCGGCCGTGGGAGGGCATTGCGCATGCATTCAACGGCAGCGAGCAGCAAGCCAAGGCTTGCATCGACATTGGCCTGAAGCTCGGCTTCGGCGGCGCGGTGACTTTCGACCGCGCGTTGCAGCTGCGGCGGCTGGCGGCCACGCTGCCGCTCGAATCGATGGTGATGGAAACCGATGCGCCCGACATCCAGCCGCACTGGATCTACCGCACGCAGGCACAGCGTGCGGCCGGCGAGGCGCAGGGGCGCAACGAGCCGGGAGAACTGCCGCGCATTGCCGAAGTGGTGGCGCAACTGCGCGGCATTGGCGTTGATGAACTCGCCGAGGCGACGACCCGGAATGCGCTCAAAGCCATGCCACGGCTTGAAAGTCTTCTCTCGTTGTCGGAGCAGGAACCGCAGTGCACGTAGGCCGACGCCCCGACTTGCGTTTGCGCAAGCGGGCGCTGCATTTTTGCTGTCATCCTCGGTGTTCGAAGTGGCGTTGTTTGTTCAGTGGCAAGTTCGTCACTCCGACACTTCATCCAAAAAGGAGTCTTTACATGACCACATCTTTCGTTCGCACCGTGCCCGTCCTGCTTGCTCTCGCGCTTGCTTCCATCGGCGTGTCCGCCGTGGCTCAAACCGCGACAACCGCCGCGCCCGCAACGACCACCGCCGAGCCCACCACCACCGAAAAGGTGAAGGAAGCCGGCAGGGACGCAGTCGATGCGACCAAGACCACCACCAAGAAGGCCGTGAACGCCACCGAACGCGGCACCAAGAAGGCATGGGACGCCACCAAGCGCACCACCAAGAAGGCCACCAACGCCACCAAGAACGTGGCCGCCAAGACCGGTGACGCTGTTGAAACCGCGGGCCACAAGACGGCGGACGGCATGCGCAGCACCGGCAAGGCCATCGGCGAAAAGGTGCCCGGCACCGCCGAACACGAAGCCGCCAAGAAATAACCGGCGCTCGCTTTCAGCACAAACCCGCTGCGGCGGGTTTTTTCATGGGCGATCGACAGTGCCAAGATAGAGGCTGTTCATGAAACCAACCAACGTACCCGATACCAAGGGCGCGGTGCTCACAGGCCTTGCGCCCGTCGTGTCTCCTGCCACCGTCGTGCTGATTCTCGGAAGCTTCCCGGGCGTTCGCTCGCTCGAGCAGCAGCAGTACTATGCGCATCCGCAAAATCAGTTCTGGAAAATCTTGCAAGCCGTTTGGCCCCGACGCCCGCTGCCAATGGGCGCAGACAGCTATCCCGAAAAGAAGAAATGGCTGCTTGCGCGCGGGCTGGGCGTTTGGGACGTCTACGCCGCCTGTGAACGCGAAGGCAGCCTTGATTCGGCGATTCGCGCACCCATTGCCAACGACATTGCCGGGCTGCATCTGCCGAAGCTTGCGGCCATTGCCCACAACGGTGGCGAGAGCTTCAAGCATGCACGCCACACGCGCACCCTGGGGGTGCCCGTTTACCAGCTGCCTTCCACCAGCCCCGCCAACGCGTCGTGGAGCTTCGAGCGCAAGCTCGCAGCCTGGCGCGAGGTCTTCGAAGCCCACCAACTCACCTGATGGCCACGAGCAAAACCCCCGTCCTCCCCGAAGTCAATTTTTCCGACTGGGGCGACATCCGCTACCTGCACCTGGGCACCGAATGGGTTCAGGGCTCGATGAAGATCGATGCGCCGTTCGAGATCGAGCTCGAATACGTGCAGCGCATGATGGCCTGGCTGCTGTTTGCAGACCCGAAAAGCGTGGCCAGCCGCCATGCCATGCAGCTGGGCCTCGGCGCGGCCACGCTCACCAAGTTTTCGCGCAAGACCTTGCGCATGCGCACCAGCGCGGTCGAACTGAACCCGCAGGTGGTGTCTGCGTGCCGCGGCTGGTTCAAGCTGCCGGCCGACGACCCGAAGCTGCGCGTGGTCATTGCCGATGCGGCGCTTGAAATCCGCAAGCCCGAGTGGCACGGCACGGTCGACGCATTGCAGGTTGACCTGTACGACCATGAGGCTGCCGCGCCGGTGCTCGACAGCGAAGACTTTTATGCCGATTGCCGTGCGTTGCTTACCGAAGACGGCTGCATGACGGTCAATCTGTTCGGCCGATCGTCGAGCTACGAACGCAGCCTCGAGAAAATTGCCGGCGCGTTCGGCGCCGATGCCGTGTGGGCCTTCAAGCCGACGCGCGAAGGCAACACGGTGGTGCTGGCGCAGCGCACGCCAAGCCGTCCGAAGCGCGAAGCCCTTGCCGAGCGCGCCCAAACGATCCAGACTCGATGGGGCCTGCCCGCACCTAAATGGCTGCGTGTGTTCAAACCGCTGAATCCCACTCTCACCCGACCTTCCGGCCCATGAGCGCTGTTCCCGCTGCTTCCGCATCCAAACCTTCGCATCCTCCCCACGAAGGCCCGCTCGACCTTCGCCGCTTGATCGAATGGCTCGCCGCCGACGGCGTGATCTCGCCGGTGGAAGCCAAGCGCACCATTGCGCGCTGCGCCCAGGCCGAGAGCCGGCAGGCGCCGCTGGTGCGCCTTGCCAACGTGGCCATGACGCGCGAGAGCGACGGCAAGCCGCTCGATCTTGAAATGCTCACGCAGTGGCTCGCCGGCCGTGCGGGGCTCGGCTACCTGCGCATCGATCCGCTCAAGGTCGACGTGGGCAAGGTGGCCGACACCATGAGCGCGGCCTATGCCGAGCGCCACAAGGTGCTGCCTGTGCAAGTGCTCCCCACCGAGGTGGTGGTGGCCACGGCCGAGCCGTTTCTCACCGACTGGATCGCCGAGGTGGAGCGCCAGGCGCGCCGCACGGTGCGCCGCGTGGTGGCCAACCCGACGGACATCCAGCGCTACACGGCCGAGTTCTTCGCGCTTGCCAAGTCGGTGCGCGCGGCGCAGAAGGCGGGGGGCAACACCGGCGGCGCGAGCTTCGAGCAGCTGGTGGAGCTGGGCAAGAGCACCAAGCAGCTCGACGCCAACGACCAGAGCGTGGTCCAGGTGGTCGACTGGCTCTGGCAATACGCCTTCGACCAGCGCGCGAGCGACATCCACCTGGAGCCGCGCCGGGAACAAGGGGTGATCCGCTTCCGCATCGACGGCATCCTGCATCCCGCATACCAGATGCCCATGGGCGTGATGAACGCGATGGTGTCGCGCATCAAGCTGCTGGGCCGCATGGACGTGGTCGAAAAGCGCCGCCCGCTGGACGGCCGCATCAAGACCCGCAACATGCGCGGCGACGAAGTCGAAATGCGGCTGTCCACCTTGCCGACTGCTTTCGGCGAGAAGATGGTGATGCGGATCTTTGACCCCGACACCGCGGTGAAAGATCTCGACGCGCTCGGCTTCTCCCAGCACGACGCGCACCGCTGGGAGCAACTGGTCACGCGCCCCAACGGCATCATTCTGGTGACCGGGCCCACGGGCTCGGGCAAGACCACCACGCTGTACTCCACGCTCAAGCGTGTTGCAACCGAAGAGGTCAACGTGAGCACGGTCGAAGACCCGATCGAAATGATCGAGCCTTCGTTCAACCAGACGCAGGTGCAGCCGCAGCTGGATTTCGGTTTTACCGAAGGCCTTCGCGCGCTGATGCGGCAAGACCCGGACATCATCATGGTCGGTGAAATCCGCGACCTTGCCACGGCCGAGATGGCGGTGCAGGCCGCGCTCACCGGCCACCTGGTGTTCAGCACGCTGCACACCAACGATGCGCCGAGCGCCATCACGCGGCTGATGGAGCTTGGCGTGCCTTCGTACCTCATCAATGCAGTGATGCTCGGCGTTCTGGCCCAGCGGCTGGTGCGCACGCTGTGCCCCAACTGCAAGCAGCCTGACGACACCGTCACGCGCGAGAAGCTCGAGACCATCGTCAAGCCGTGGCAGATCACCGGCTCCGTGCGTGCCTACAAACCCGTGGGCTGCGTCGATTGCCGCATGACGGGCTACATGGGCCGCATGGGGCTTTACGAGCTGCTGAGCATCAGCGAAGACTTCAAGGCCCAGGTCAACAAGGAGCCGAACCTCGCAGGGCTGCGCCGGCAGGCCGTGATCGACGGCATGCGCCCGCTGCGTCTGGCCGGCGCATTGCGCGTGGCCGAGGGCGTGACGACCATCGAAGAGGTGCTGAGCGCCACGCCGCCCCTGGAATGAGCCGTGGTGCTGTGAAGTCTTTCGGGTTATCCCTAGGCCTTTGGTTAGTGGAATCCACATCGGCCTGACCACCAGCTGACTCGACAATCTCGCATCGAAATTTGTTCGAGGAGACTGTTCGTGAAGATCAAGAGTCAGAAAGACTTTTTCTCGGGCCTGATGTTTACGGTCGTGGGCGTGGCGTTCGCATGGGGCGCCACCACCTACAGCGTAGGCAGCGGCGCCCGCATGGGGCCGGGTTACTTCCCGTTGATGCTGGGCGTCCTGATGGCCGTCATCGGCCTGGGGATCATGTTCAGCGGCCTGACCGTTGAAACCACCGACGGCGAGAAGATCGGCAAGTGGGCCTGGAAGCAGGTGGTGTTCATTCTGGGCGCCAACATTGCCTTCGGCATCTTGCTCGGCGGCCTGCCGAGCCTTGGCGTACCGGCCATGGGAATGATCATCGCGATCTACGCGCTCGTGATCATCGCAAGCCTGGCGGGCCACGAGTTCAAGCTGCCTACCGTGCTGATCCTGGCCACCGTGCTGGCCATTGGCAGCTATATCGCGTTCATCTGGGCTCTCAAGCTGCAGATCCAGGTCTGGCCGACCTTCATCACCGGTTGAGAAGAAAGCTGCTCACATGGAATTGTTTGAACACCTCTCGATGGGTTTTGGCGTTGCCTTTACCTTCACGAACCTGCTGTACTGCCTGGCCGGCTGTGTCCTGGGCACGCTGATCGGCGTGCTGCCGGGCATTGGCCCCGTTGCGACCATCGCAATGCTGCTGCCCGCCACGTATGCACTGCCGCCCGTTTCGGCGCTGATCATGCTGGCCGGCATTTACTACGGTGCGCAATACGGCGGCTCGACCACCGCCATCCTGGTGAACCTGCCGGGCGAATCGTCCTCGGTGGTGACCGTGATCGACGGTTACCAGATGGCGCGCAAGGGCCGTGCAGGTCCGGCGCTTGCCGCAGCGGGCCTGGGCTCGTTCTTTGCCGGTTGCGTGGGCACGCTCATCCTGGCTGCCTTTGCACCGCCGCTGACCGAACTGGCCTTCAAGTTCGGCCCGGCTGAATACTTCTCGCTGATGATCCTGGGCCTGATCGGCGCCGTGGTGCTGGCTTCGGGCTCGTTGCTCAAGGCAATCGCCATGATCGTGCTGGGCCTTCTGCTGGGCCTGGTGGGCACCGACGTGAACTCCGGCGTTGCACGCTACAGCTTCGACGTTCCCGAACTGACCGACGGCATCGGCTTCGTGGCCATTGCCATGGGTGTGTTCGGCTACGGCGAAATCATTGCCAACCTTTCGCGCCCCGACGACGAGCGTGAAGTGTTCACGGCCAAGGTCTCGGGCCTGTTCCCGACCAAGGAAGACTTCAAGCGCATGATCCCCGCTGTGCTGCGCGGCACGGCACTGGGCTCGTCGCTCGGCATCCTGCCGGGTGGCGGTGCGTTGCTGTCGGCCTTTGCGGCCTACACGATCGAGAAGAAGACCAAGCTGCACCCGGGCGAAGTGCCCTTCGGCAAGGGCAACATCCGCGGCGTGGCAGCACCCGAGGCGGCCAACAATGCCGGCGCGCAAACTTCCTTCATTCCGCTGCTGACGCTGGGTATTCCGCCCAACGCGGTGATGGCGCTGATGGTGGGCGCAATGACCATCCACAACATCCAGCCGGGCCCGCAGGTGATGACCAGCAACCCGGAGTTGTTCTGGGGCCTGATCGCCTCGATGTGGCTTGGCAATGCGATGCTGATCATCTTGAATCTGCCGCTCATCGGCATGTGGATCAAGCTCTTGACGGTGCCATACAAGTTCCTGTTCCCCGCCATCGTGTTGTTCTGCGCCATTGGCGTGTACTCCACGAACAACAACACGTGGGACATCTGGATGGTCGGTGTCTTCGGCTTCGTGGGCTACACCTTCTTCAAGCTGGGTTGCGAGCCTGCACCGTTGCTGCTGGGCTTCATCCTCGGGCCGATGATGGAAGAAAACCTGCGCCGCTCGCTGCTGCTCTCGCGCGGTGACTGGAGCGTTTTCGTCACCCGTCCGATCTCGCTTGGACTGCTGCTTGCCGCTGCGTTGCTGCTGGTGATCGTGCTGTTGCCGGCGGTGAAGGCGAAGCGCGAAGAGGCTTTCGTCGAAGACTGAGTTCCGTCTTACGGCTTTATTCAAACGGCGCCTTCTGGGCGCCGTTTTTATTTGTGCTTTGTTTGGGGCGTTGCTTCAGGGCGTGTGCACAGGCCACCGGGTACTCCCCTCCGCGAATGTCCCCCGGGGCTGCGCCCCTCCTCCTTTATTTCGCTGCGAAATAAAGGAGGAGGCCGCAGGCCGGGGGACATTCGCGGAGCAAGGTACCCCGTCGGCGGGTGCGCCGCCCTGAACGAACAGCCCGCCAGGAGGCCGCAGGCCGGGGGACATTCGCGGAGAAAGGTACCCCGTCGGCGGGTGCGCCGCCCTGAACGTCGACGCTGATCGCGCCACGACACGAAATAACAAAACCTACGGCTTGCCAGCCCTCGGTGGTTTCATGTACTGCCGAGCCATGGCCAGGAAGGCCAGCGCGGCGGGGCTGAGTGGGTGCTTGGCCAGTCGTACCGCGACCACCGGGTATTCGAGCGTGGGGCGCGTGACTGCCACTGCACGCAGGTTTCCAGGCATCAACACTTCGACATAGCGCGGCAGCAGCGCCACTCCGGCACCTGCCTGGATCAGGCCGAATGCCGTCGACAGCATCGATACGTGATGAACCACGTGCGGGTACACATTTGCCATGCTCGACAGCTGGCGGCTCACCGAGCGCCACACATTCGCGTCCGGGTTGACGTGGATGAAAGGCAGCGCCTCCAGGTGCCTGGCGTCGACCACCACACGCTGCGCCAGCGGATGGTCCTCGCGCACGAAAAGCGCCATGCGCTCCGTAAACAGCGGCTCGGTGGCCAACTCCGAGTGCTTCTGCCCGATGTCCGAGCCGAAGCCCAGGTCGGCCTCCTGCGAGAGGAGGCGCGAAATCATCTGCTCCGCGGTGCTGTCGAGCAGCGTGGTCGCCAGTGTGGGGTGCTTCTGCGAAAAGCGGCCGAGCATCGGCGGCAGCAGGGCACCGGCCGTGAGGTGGCCCACCGCCAGCACCACGCGGCCTTCGCGCAACTGCGACTGCGAACGGCAGGCGTCTACCGACTCATCAATGAGCCGCAGCGCGCGCACCGCGGTTTCGACCATCACCTGGCCGGCGCTCGTCAGCTGGATGCGGCGGCCCCGCACCACCAACGGTTGGCCGAGTTCTTCTTCCATGCGCTTGACCAGGTGGCTGATTGCGGGCTGCGTCAGCTGCAGGGTTTCCGCCGCGAGGGTAAAGCTGCCCGTTTCGGCCACTGCAGCCAACGCCCGCAATTGCTGCAGCGAAACCTCATCCGAGGCGTTCTTTGCCATAAACCCCATTCATAGTTGAATAAAGTGGATTATCTGGCTTGATGCGCGGCGGCTGCATAGCATGCAAGGTTTTCCTATCGAGCCAGAATCCAGCACCATGAAACGAATTCAGTTCCTTCAAGGAGTTGCCGCGGCGCTTTGCCTGGCTGCATCGAGCACCGCCAGCTTCGCGCAGGGCTATCCCACCAAACCGGTGCGGCTCGTTGTGCCGTTTCCTGCGGGCGGCGCCACGGATCTATTTGCCCGCACGCTGGGCCAGAAGATGGGCGACAAGCTCGGCGCCATGCTGGTCATCGACAACAAGCCGGGTGCCGGCGGCGCCATCGGTTCCGACCTGGTGGCGAAGGCGCCGGCCGATGGCTACACCCTGCTGCTGGCCACCACCAGCACGCATTCGATCGGCCCGGCCATCACCAGCAAGCTGCCTTACGACACGGTGCGCGATTTTTCGCCCATCGCGCATGTGGGCGATGCACCCAGCATCATGCTGGTGCCGGTCAATTCGCCCGCGAAAACGGTGCGCGAATGGATCGACCATGCCAAGAAGAACCCGGGCAAGCTCAACTACGCTTCGAGCGGCAACGGCACCATCGTGCAGCTCACGGCAGAGCTCTTCAAGGCGCAGGCCGGCGTGTTCGTCACGCACATTCCCTACAAGGGCACGGCGCTTGCCATTCCCGACCTGATCAGCGGCAAGATCGACGTGCTGTTCGATTCGCTCCCTACCGGCATGCCGCACGTGCGCGACGGACGCTTGCGCGCGCTTGGCGTGACCACGCTGAAGCGCAGCCCGCTCGCGCCGGAGTTGCCGCCCATTGCCGACACGCTGCCGGGCTATGAGTCGAACACCTGGTTCGGCTTCTATGGGCCGAAGGGGCTGCCGGCGGACATCGTGGCGCGCGTCAACAAGGCCGCCAACGAAGCGCTGGCCGATCCCGAGGTGAAGGACAAGCTTTCGCGCCTGGGCATCGAACCTGCCACCGCCGGAACGCCCGAGCAGTTCGCGAAGATGGTGGCCGCCGATGCCGCCAAGTGGAAAAAAATCGTGGTCGACCGCAAGATCACCAACGAGTAACGAGACAAAACCGACATGAACTTCGATTTCAACAATCCCTATCTCTCCACCCGTATCCCGATCTTCGCGCGCAATGTGGTGTCGACCTCGCACCCGCTGGCGTCGCAAGCCGGGCTGCGCATGCTCCAGCAAGGCGGCAACGCCGTGGATGCGGCCGTTGCCACGGCGGCCGTGATGACGCTGGTCGAGCCGGTGAGCAACGGCCTCGGCAGCGACGCGTTCTGCATCTTGTGGGACGGCAAGGAACTGCATGGCCTGAACGGCTCCGGTCCTGCGCCCAAGGCCTGGACGCCTGAATACTTCAAGGCCAAGTACGGCGCCGATGCCGCCACGCCCCCCATGCGCGGTATCGATTCGGTCACGGTGCCGGGCGCCGTGCGCAGCTGGGTGGCGCTGAGCGACCGCTTCGGCAAGCTGCCCTTCGCCGACCTGATGGCGCCGGCCATCGACATTGCCGAGCGCGGCTACCTTGTGCCGCCGGTGGTGCAGGGCAAGTGGGTCGCGGCCACCTCGCTGCTCGAGTCGCAGCCGGGCTTTGCGCAGAGTTTCCTGCCTTGGGGCCGCGCCCCCGAGATCGGTGAACTGTTTCGTTTTCCGGCCGCCGCGCGCGCGCTCAAGGCCATTGCCCGCACCAAGGGCGAGGCCTACTACAGCGGCGAGATCGCCGAAGCGCTCGCCAGGTTTTCGAAGGAGCAGGGCGGCGCGCTCACCGTGTCCGACCTCTCGGCCTATCAGCCGGAGTGGGTCAAGCCGATTTCGCGCGACTACCGCGGCCACACGCTGCACGAGATTCCGCCCAATGGCCAGGGCATTGCAGCGCTGATCGCGCTCGGCATTCTCGAAAAGTTCGACATCGCTTCGCTGCCGGTCGACTCGGTCGCTTCGCAGCATTTGCAGATCGAGGCCATGAAGCTGGCCTTTGCCGACGTGTACCGTTACGTGTCGGAGCCATCGTCGATGACGGTGACCCCCGCGCAAATGCTCGATGACGCCTACCTCGCATCGCGTGCGAGACTTATCGACGTGAACAAGGCGCAGGACTTCAAGGCCGGCAACCCAGTGAAGGGCGGCACCATCTATCTCACGGCTGCTGACGAGAGCGGCATGATGGTGAGCTTCATCCAGAGCAACTACATGGGCTTCGGCTCGGGTTGCGTGGAGCCCGAGTTCGGCATCAGCCTGCAGAACCGCGGCCACGGCTTCAGCCTCAAGGCCGAAAGCCCGAATGTCGTCGCCCCGGGCAAGCGGCCCTTCCACACCATCATTCCGGCCTTCCTTACCAAGGACGGCCAGCCGGTCATGAGCTTTGGCGTGATGGGCGGCAACATGCAGCCCCAGGGCCATATGCAAACGCTGGTGCGCATGCTCGACTACAAGCAGAACCCGCAGGCCGCGTGCGATGCGCCGCGCTGGCGCTTCAACGCGGGGCTCGAGATCAACGTCGAGGCGGCAATGAACCCGAACACCGTGCAGGGCCTGCGCGACCTCGGCCACAAACTGGACGTGATCAACGATTCCTACCAGGACTTCGGCGCCGGCCAGTTCATCTGGCGCGCGGGCGATCCGTCGGTCGAAGGCTATGTGGCCGCCAGCGATCCGCGCCGCGATGGCGTGGCTGCAGGCTATTGAAGACCACGCGATGATCGAGGAATGACCAAGTCCGCCGTACAGACCGGCATTCCCTCCGCGCACAGCGGCGCAAAGAGCATTGCGCCCGGCCTCATCCTCGCTTCGCTGGGCGCCATCGCGTTCAGCGGCAAGGCCATCATCGTCAAGCTGGCGTACCGCCATGGGGTGGATGCCGTCACGCTGATCATGCTGCGCATGCTCTTTGCGCTGCCGCTCTTCGCGGTCATGGCGTGGTGGGCAGGTCGCGGCAAGCCTTCGCTCACGTTTCGCGACTGGCTGGGGGTGATCGGGCTCGGCTTCTCGGGCTACTACCTTGCAAGCTTTCTCGACTTTGCGGGGCTCGCCTACATCTCGGCCAGCTTTGAGCGGCTGATTCTTTATCTCAACCCCACGCTGGTGCTGCTGTTCGGCTGGCTCCTGTACGGGCGGCGCGCCACACGGCCGCAGGTGCTGGGCATGATCGTGAGCTACGCCGGCGTGCTGCTGGTCTTCGGGCATGAGCTCTGGACCGGCGGTGGCGGCAAGGGCGGCGGGGCGGCAGCCTGGGGCGCCTTTCTGGTGTTTTTGAGCGCGGTGAGCTATGCGGGCTATCTGGTCTACAGCGGCGAGTTCGTCAAGCGGCTCGGCTCGCTGCGGCTCGTGGGCCTGGCCACCACCGTGGCCTGCGTGCTGTGCATCTTGCAGTTTGTGCTCACGCGGCCCATGAGCGTTGCAATGCAAGTGGCGCCCGAGGTTATCTGGCTCTCGGTGCTGAACGCCACGCTGTGCACGGCGGTGCCTGTCCTGATGGTCATGATGGCCATCGAGCGCATCGGTCCTGCCATGGCTGCGCAAACCGGCATGATCGGGCCTCTTTCGACCATCCTGATGGGGGTGGTCATACTCGGCGAGCCGTTCACCGCGTGGATCGCGGCCGGCACGTTGCTCGTGATCGCGGGCATCTTCGTTTTCACACGCACGGGGCGCTAGCGCCCCTGCAGTACAGGAGAAAAAACATGGATCTGGGCATTGCAGGCAAGACCGCGCTGGTTTGCGGCGCGAGCAAGGGGCTTGGCTATGGCTGCGCCGAAGCGCTGGTGCGCGAAGGCGTGAACGTGGTGATCGTGGCGCGCGGCGCCGAGGCGCTCGAAGCGGCGGCTGCAAAGCTGGTTGCGGCGGCAGCGGGCTCGCCGGCGCCTTTCGTCAAGCACGTGGCAGCGGACATCACCACCGAGGCAGGCCGCGCGGCCGTGTTCGCGCTCCGCCATGAGTTCGACATTGTGGTGACCAATGCCGGCGGCCCGCCGCCAGGTGACTTCCGCAACTGGGACCGGGAAGCCTGGATCAAGGCGGTCGACGCTAACATGCTCACGCCCATCGAGCTCATCAAGGCCACGGTCGACGGCATGGCCAAGCGCGGCTTCGGGCGCATCGTCAACATCACCTCCAGCTCGGTGAAGTCGCCCATCGACATCCTGGGCCTTTCGAACGGCGCGCGCAGCGGCCTCACGGGCTTTGTGGCAGGTGTGGCACGCACGGCCATTGCGGCGCAGGGCGTGACCATCAACAACCTGCTGCCCGGCTCGTTCGACACAGACCGCCTCAAGGGCACGATGGCCGGTACGGCCCAGAAGACCGGCCAGGACTTCGACACCGTGTGGGAAGCCCGCAAGAAGAACATCCCGGCCAAGCGCTTCGGCACGCCGGCCGAGTTTGGCGCCATCTGCGCCTTTCTCTGCAGCATGCAGGCAGGCTACATGACCGGGCAGAACGTACTGGCCGACGGCGGGGCTTATCCAGGCACCTACTGACCCCGCCTCGTGGTCTCAACGTCTGGATGACGACGAGACCACGATGCCACCCACGATCAGCAGGAATGCCGCGCCGTGGTACCAGTGCGGCGGCTCGCCGAGGAACGCCGCAGACAGCAGCGCGGCAAACAGCGGCGTGAGATTCATGAAGAAGCTTGCCGCCTGCGGCCCGGCCTGCTGCACGCCGCTGCCCCAGCAGCGGTAAGCCACCACGGCGGGGCCAATGCCGATGAACGCCAGGGCAGCAAAAAGGGGCCAGCCGAGCACGATGTGTGCATCGGTCAGCGTCCACTCTCCGGCCGCGAACGCGCCTGACCATCCCAGGCCGAACACCATTTGCGCCATGAGAAACGCGGCCCAGTCTTGCCGCACGCCTTGCGGCTCTCGCGTGCGAACCAGAATCCAGCTGTAGAACGCCCAGGCAATGGTGCCCAGGATCATGTACAGGTCGCCCGGCACCAGGCGCAGCGCGAGCAACTGCCGCCATTCACCCCGGCTCAGCACCAGCAGCACGCCAAGCATCGAGAGCAGCGAGCCGCCGATCTCTCGCGCGTTGACGCGGGCGCCGAAGAAGACAGCGCCCGTCGCGAGCATCCACAGCGGCAGGCTGGAGCCCACCAGCGTGACGTTGATCGGCGTGGACGTCTGCAGCGCCAGGTACTGGAAGGCGTTGTAGCAACCGATGCCGAGCAGCCCCAGCACCGCGTAGCGCTTCCAGTGCGGCCACATCGGGCTGCCGGGGCGCAGCACGGGCCACGCAAGCGGCAGCAGGAGCACGAAGGCTATGATCCAGCGCACGAAATTCAGGGTGAGCGGCGACACCAGTTCACGCACCATGCGGCCGACCACCGCATTGCCGGCCCACAGCAGCGGCGGCACGGTGAGCAGGAAGACGGTTGTCGGTGTAAGGCGCTGCTGGATCTGCATGGCCGCCGACTCTACCGGGCATTGCCCGCCGCCGCCGCGGAAAGGCCAAACGTGGCACGATGCGCGTCTTCTTTTTCGCGAGCCTTGGAGACTGCAAAATGATGAGCAAAGCCGTTCGTATCGACCGCCATGGCGGTCCCGAAGAACTGAAGATCGTCGACGTGGAAGTCGGCGAACCCGGGCCAGGTGAAATACGCATTCGCCACAAGGCCGTGGGCCTGAACTTCATCGACACCTACCAGCGCAGCGGCCTCTACCCGTTCCAGATGCCTTTGCAGCTTGGCATGGAGGCCTCGGGCGTTGTCGAAGCGGTGGGCGAGGGCGTCACGCATCTCAAGGCGGGTGATCGCGCCGCCTATGCGAGCCAGCCTCCCGGTGCCTACTGCGAGCTGCGCGTGATGCCGGCCAAGTGCGTCTGCAAGCTGCCCGACGCCATTTCTTTCGAGACCGGCGCGGCCATGATGCTCAAGGGCCTCACGACGCAATACCTGCTGAAGAAAACGCTGCCGGCGGAA
Proteins encoded in this region:
- a CDS encoding DMT family transporter is translated as MQIQQRLTPTTVFLLTVPPLLWAGNAVVGRMVRELVSPLTLNFVRWIIAFVLLLPLAWPVLRPGSPMWPHWKRYAVLGLLGIGCYNAFQYLALQTSTPINVTLVGSSLPLWMLATGAVFFGARVNAREIGGSLLSMLGVLLVLSRGEWRQLLALRLVPGDLYMILGTIAWAFYSWILVRTREPQGVRQDWAAFLMAQMVFGLGWSGAFAAGEWTLTDAHIVLGWPLFAALAFIGIGPAVVAYRCWGSGVQQAGPQAASFFMNLTPLFAALLSAAFLGEPPHWYHGAAFLLIVGGIVVSSSSRR
- a CDS encoding gamma-glutamyltransferase family protein, whose protein sequence is MNFDFNNPYLSTRIPIFARNVVSTSHPLASQAGLRMLQQGGNAVDAAVATAAVMTLVEPVSNGLGSDAFCILWDGKELHGLNGSGPAPKAWTPEYFKAKYGADAATPPMRGIDSVTVPGAVRSWVALSDRFGKLPFADLMAPAIDIAERGYLVPPVVQGKWVAATSLLESQPGFAQSFLPWGRAPEIGELFRFPAAARALKAIARTKGEAYYSGEIAEALARFSKEQGGALTVSDLSAYQPEWVKPISRDYRGHTLHEIPPNGQGIAALIALGILEKFDIASLPVDSVASQHLQIEAMKLAFADVYRYVSEPSSMTVTPAQMLDDAYLASRARLIDVNKAQDFKAGNPVKGGTIYLTAADESGMMVSFIQSNYMGFGSGCVEPEFGISLQNRGHGFSLKAESPNVVAPGKRPFHTIIPAFLTKDGQPVMSFGVMGGNMQPQGHMQTLVRMLDYKQNPQAACDAPRWRFNAGLEINVEAAMNPNTVQGLRDLGHKLDVINDSYQDFGAGQFIWRAGDPSVEGYVAASDPRRDGVAAGY
- a CDS encoding LysR family transcriptional regulator, with translation MAKNASDEVSLQQLRALAAVAETGSFTLAAETLQLTQPAISHLVKRMEEELGQPLVVRGRRIQLTSAGQVMVETAVRALRLIDESVDACRSQSQLREGRVVLAVGHLTAGALLPPMLGRFSQKHPTLATTLLDSTAEQMISRLLSQEADLGFGSDIGQKHSELATEPLFTERMALFVREDHPLAQRVVVDARHLEALPFIHVNPDANVWRSVSRQLSSMANVYPHVVHHVSMLSTAFGLIQAGAGVALLPRYVEVLMPGNLRAVAVTRPTLEYPVVAVRLAKHPLSPAALAFLAMARQYMKPPRAGKP
- a CDS encoding SDR family oxidoreductase, producing MDLGIAGKTALVCGASKGLGYGCAEALVREGVNVVIVARGAEALEAAAAKLVAAAAGSPAPFVKHVAADITTEAGRAAVFALRHEFDIVVTNAGGPPPGDFRNWDREAWIKAVDANMLTPIELIKATVDGMAKRGFGRIVNITSSSVKSPIDILGLSNGARSGLTGFVAGVARTAIAAQGVTINNLLPGSFDTDRLKGTMAGTAQKTGQDFDTVWEARKKNIPAKRFGTPAEFGAICAFLCSMQAGYMTGQNVLADGGAYPGTY
- a CDS encoding DMT family transporter; translation: MTKSAVQTGIPSAHSGAKSIAPGLILASLGAIAFSGKAIIVKLAYRHGVDAVTLIMLRMLFALPLFAVMAWWAGRGKPSLTFRDWLGVIGLGFSGYYLASFLDFAGLAYISASFERLILYLNPTLVLLFGWLLYGRRATRPQVLGMIVSYAGVLLVFGHELWTGGGGKGGGAAAWGAFLVFLSAVSYAGYLVYSGEFVKRLGSLRLVGLATTVACVLCILQFVLTRPMSVAMQVAPEVIWLSVLNATLCTAVPVLMVMMAIERIGPAMAAQTGMIGPLSTILMGVVILGEPFTAWIAAGTLLVIAGIFVFTRTGR
- a CDS encoding Bug family tripartite tricarboxylate transporter substrate binding protein; translated protein: MKRIQFLQGVAAALCLAASSTASFAQGYPTKPVRLVVPFPAGGATDLFARTLGQKMGDKLGAMLVIDNKPGAGGAIGSDLVAKAPADGYTLLLATTSTHSIGPAITSKLPYDTVRDFSPIAHVGDAPSIMLVPVNSPAKTVREWIDHAKKNPGKLNYASSGNGTIVQLTAELFKAQAGVFVTHIPYKGTALAIPDLISGKIDVLFDSLPTGMPHVRDGRLRALGVTTLKRSPLAPELPPIADTLPGYESNTWFGFYGPKGLPADIVARVNKAANEALADPEVKDKLSRLGIEPATAGTPEQFAKMVAADAAKWKKIVVDRKITNE